cgcgccaGGGCGCGAGTCGgtccgcgccgcggccgccccctcgTTCCTCCCCTGCCCGAGGACCGTGTCCGGTGCCTCCGCCCCCGCGGGGCTTCGCGGCAGCCTCCCGGGGCTcgcggcggggggacgcgggcgcgcagccccgcgcgcgAGGGAGCGGGAGCCCGGGGTCGCCgtccggcggggcggcggcggcccggcccggcccggggacgCCGGGGGAGCCGGCAGTGCCtggccgctgcccgccgcccggccgcggctcggcgaggggggagccgggggcgcGGGACCCGCGTCCCCGGAGGCGCAGGCGGAGCGGGCGAGcccgccgcgggcggcccggcggagCCCCCGCTGCGGCCGCTGCCGGCGCGCTGCCGCCTGCAGGTGCCTCCCCGGGCAGCggtccccggcgcggggcgcggggcgcggggcgcggggcgcggggcgcggggcgagcgGTCGCCTTccctcgccggggccgggccgggcgaggaggggcgccgccgcccgccgaggcGCCGCGGGTgtcggcgggagcggggcgccgccgccgggctgcgggaggcggcgggaggcggcggcggggcgcggggggccgcggccggcagcgcgggCCCGCTCGGGCGAGCCGAGCCGCCTAAAGCGCGCCGTCTTCTCCTCCCTCGCAGTCTCCCGCTTCATGGCCCCGTCCTCGGGCATGAACATGGGCGGCATGGGCAGCCTCGGCTCCCTGGGCGACGTGAGCAAGAGCATGGCCCCGCTCCAGAGCACGCCGCGGAGGAAACGGAGGGTCCTTTTTTCCCAGGCCCAGGTTTACGAGCTGGAGAGACGTTTCAAGCAGCAGAAATACCTCTCCGCCCCTGAGAGGGAACATTTAGCCAGCATGATCCACCTCACCCCGACTCAGGTCaagatctggttccagaaccACCGCTACAAGATGAAACGCCAGGCCAAAGACAAGGCTGCGCAGCAGCAGATGCAACAGGAGAACGGCTCttgccagcagcagcagtctcCCAGAAGGGTGGCGGTGCCAGTGCTCGTGAAGGATGGCAAGCCCTGCCAAGCAGGCTCCAACACACCCACGGCAACGATCCAGGGCCATCAGCAGCAGGCAGCTACAACAATCACGGTGGCTACCAATGGCAACAGCCTCGGACAGCATCAGAGCCACCAGACAAACAGTGCGGGGCAGTCTCCAGACATGGGACAGCACTCGGCCAGCCCGTCCTCCCTGCAGAGCCAAGTCTCCAGTTTGTCTCACCTAAACTCTTCTGCTTCTGACTATGGCACTGCCATGTCTTGCTCCACCTTGCTATACGGTAGGACCTGGTGAAAggattaaacaaagcaaaacaaaaaaaggaaaaaaagaaaaaaaaaagcagatttcccCAGTCACACAAATCTCTGCCCTGTCCAAACTActgggtgtttttcttttcttttttttctttccttttttaacgctttttttttttgtttaactgagTGGTTCTCTGAGTACCCCTCAGAGAGAGAGCGAGTGACTTTTTTGTTCGGTTTTATTGCTACTGTTGAtggtttggggtctttttttttccccccaaggctGTTAAATGGGGTGTTAAAAAAATTCTGACTAATACCAGTGGAGCAGTCTGCAGAAAGGGGACCATCGTTAGGCATGGTCTGAAGGCTTGGATTTCAGATGTACACTTTGCCAGCGTCTAGGACTTGCATGTAAATATAGAGATTTTGGGGGATGGGGTGGTTTTCCCCAAAAAAGCATTCGCGTCACCCAGACACAAGAAgcagcttcccccctcccctcggTCTCCTCTCCCAGCCCCGCCGCCAGGGCCAGCGGATGGAGATGTGGAGTCATCAAAGGcttggcttttattttcctccttaaGTTTGATGTGAACCTGTAGCTGTATAATGCTGTCAAAAGTTGGACTAAACCCATAGTTTTTAGTAACCTGTATATTttgttgtaaaaaagaaaaaaatacaatcaaCCAAACCAACCCCCACCTTTTTTATGGACACTGATCGCCCCGTCGTAAATCCTCTGGCAGTTTGTTATTTGCGCACGCCGCCTTTTCCTGTTGTAACTTATGTAGATATTTGGCTTAAATATAGTTCCTAAGAAGCTTCTAATAAATTATACACATTACgaacattcttttttatttccctctgGTCCCCTCCCCGGTCCCTCCcttcccctattttttttttctgctt
This window of the Dromaius novaehollandiae isolate bDroNov1 chromosome 5, bDroNov1.hap1, whole genome shotgun sequence genome carries:
- the NKX2-1 gene encoding homeobox protein Nkx-2.1, coding for MSMSPKHTTPFSVSDILSPLEESYKKVGMEGSNLGAPLSAYRQSQVSQPAMQQHPMGHNGTVTAAYHMTAAGVPQLSHATMGGYCNGNLGNMSELPPYQDTMRNSASATGWYGTNPDPRFSSISRFMAPSSGMNMGGMGSLGSLGDVSKSMAPLQSTPRRKRRVLFSQAQVYELERRFKQQKYLSAPEREHLASMIHLTPTQVKIWFQNHRYKMKRQAKDKAAQQQMQQENGSCQQQQSPRRVAVPVLVKDGKPCQAGSNTPTATIQGHQQQAATTITVATNGNSLGQHQSHQTNSAGQSPDMGQHSASPSSLQSQVSSLSHLNSSASDYGTAMSCSTLLYGRTW